The following is a genomic window from Meriones unguiculatus strain TT.TT164.6M chromosome 7, Bangor_MerUng_6.1, whole genome shotgun sequence.
tactgttataatcataaggtaaatatctgatatcAAGGATCTGATaatgcaacccctgtgaaagggctgttcaacctagggggtcatgacccacagggtGAGAACTGCCAGTCTAGCCTCTCCTGTCAGGTGCTGGTAAGCCTGGGTAGCAGAGGGCAGGCCGGCGGGATGTTTCACAGGAATGGCAGCATCCTGGTCTCCAGCTCTGGGCTGATCTCCATGTTCAGATCCACCAGGATCTTCATGAGGCCCTTGTTCGGTAGCTCATTTCTTCCTCTGCCAACTTTCCCAGTTCCCAGACATTGTGGAGTTCTGTGAGCTGATGGCCAATTCGGGCAAGACAGTGATTGTGGCAGCATTGGATGGAACCTTCCAGAGAAAAGTAAGTTTCCCAACTCGGATCTGAGAGGGGGTAGGGCTCCCGAGGAGCATGAGACATTACCCACGGTCCCCCCAGAAGTAGATGTGTTCAGAACAGAAGGTATTGGCTGATGGGTGCTCTGAACTGGCCAAGAGGTAGAGAGCAGGAGGGTGTGGCTCTCTGGGAAGGCAGGGTCAGGATGATACAGCCTGAATCACAGGGTTTAAGAGAGAAGTGTTGGGGCAGGGGAGCTCGGGCTGTGACATGCTTGCCTTGCAAGGCACTTAGGCCTGCCTTCCATCCTCAAAGCCCTCTTAAATGCCAGGCGTAGTGGTGTACATTTATTACTCACcgctggaaggcagagacaggtcgaTCCTAGCTCACCAGCAAGCCAGCCTAGCCTAGCGGCAAGCTCCAagccagtgagaaaccctgttaCCAAAAACACCAAGGTGgcagggctggagaaacagcACCTCAGGGTGCTGTgcgctctggcctccacacgtgcACATGTGAACACAGGCAGAAAAGGAACCTGCCTGGCCAAGTGACCAAACACACCTGCCGTcctgtgtgtaggcttttggtAGCATCTTGAACCTGGTGCCCCTGGCCGAGAGCGTGGTGAAGCTGACAGCCGTGTGTATGGAGTGCTTCCGAGAAGCCGCCTACACCAAGAGGCTGGGCCTGGAGAAGGAGGTACGTCCCTAAGCTTCCATCCACGGAGAGGGGCGGGCTTGGGCTTCCTAGGCCCGCCCTCAGACACCCCTCTCACCAGGTGGAGGTGATTGGCGGAGCAGACAAGTACCACTCCGTGTGCCGCCTGTGCTACTTCAAGAAGTCCCCGCAGCGGGCTGGACCAAACAAAGAGAACTGCCCGGTGCTCGGACAGCCCGGAGAGGCCTCGGCGGTCAGGAAGCTCTTTGCCCCTCAGCAAGTCCTACAGCACAATTCTGTCAACTGAGGGCACCTGGGGCCTGCCAGCTCCTGCCCCAGGTAGGACTCTCAGAGCGCGCGGAGAGGAGCGGGGCCTGCCATTCCTGACAGTGGGCCCTGGACAGATCTTACGAGGTGGCTAGGGTCTGACCTTCAGCCAGAGGTGGAGACTGAGTGACATGACCTTGTGACATTGTGGTGCTAGCTTTTTCTGCTTGGTGGCTTTTCACGGCTGGGTTTCATTTTCAGCCCTCCCTTTGTGCTGCAGCCTGACCTCAGCTAACATAATGGCGCCCAAAGCCGGTCTCTCATGAGGGTAGCAATGGTCTTGTTCTGCTCAGAGTCCCAGCCCCATGACTCAGCTCTTAGTAAGCCAAGAGAATATGTTTCTTGGCTACAATGAACAAAACGAACAATTAATATTAAAGTTTATTTCTTGATGTGAATGTGTTTCTTTTAAATCTGGGTTTCCCCCAAATCTTGCAGCCGGCATCCACATGACTTGAGGGCAGAGATTTCTTCCCACGTCTTTTTGTCATACTCATGGTTTCTCTACCCCACCACCCAAGAGGAACAGTCATCCACCTTTTTTTCTGGTTGGTTTCAGGACAAAAATGGAAAAGGAACCAGCTGGAACCAGTGTTTCTAGCCGACACTGGGAGGTCAAGTTTGTGAAACAGGCATTTGATAGCTTGAGTTGAGAAAACAGTTCAAATACACTTTGCAAAGTGAGGTGGAGCAACCCCCTTGGGTCTAAGACCTGGGTCTAAGACATGCCGGTTTATCCCTGGCTGTGCCCAGCTTGCCAGCCATCTAACTCATGAACTGCTTCAAGGCATGCTCTCCAGGGGAGGCCTACAGCTCAGAGCCTAGGTGGAGGGCCCTGTTAGTTTATGCTTCAGATTTTGGAAGACACTGTCAGGGCCTGCAATTGACAGTCTCATCATTGCACAAAAGCCAGTGACTGCCTCAGGCACACTGCTTCCTGATGGAGATGGGTCCCCTCCCTGCCATGTCCCCAGAAGGCGTCAAGAGGGCCAGAGTCAGCCTTTCCCCGCTGTGCCCTTCAGTCTGGAAAGGTCTGTCCTAGAGGAGCCATTCAGAGGGGCAGCACCCAGGGGCCCCAGACAGGCAGCTGACCCCTGGCAAGCTGCCCAGAACAATCCATCTTATTTACTAGCTGACACAGTGGCTATTTTAGGATGTAGTAGAGGGCAGTGTGAAGAATGAGACCCCAAGGGGAAGCTGCCACCCCAAGTTCAAAGTACATTTCCATCTGGGCATGATGGTTTCACTGCTAGCACtccagggcagcctgagctacacagtgagaacctgctCTAGTCAAGCATGTACCATAGGCCTGTGCttcagaggctagcctgggctatggagACACTCTTTGAAAGTCTGGGAGCTAGCTCAGTTGCCTAGCCTGAGGGCCAGGGTTTAAGACCAAACACTTGGGTAGAAGTGTGGGGGCTGGGGGGGGCCAGAGGGCCATCCTTAGCTGTATATGTTTGAGGCCTTGTCTTAAAACAATTCCAATCAAAGTGTATTTCTACCCTGAACCTGAGGCGCCACCAAAGACAACACACTGAGAAAACCGTTTATTCCATCTCCAAATTAGTCTACAGAACCTGAGGGAGGGGTGTCCCCACCACGCCTCTAATACATTCAGTGCTGGGGTCCCTGCTCTCCCCACTAGAGGCTAACAGCCGCTGGGGAGATATTTACATAAAGCTGGGTGTTAGCTCCAGGCAAAGCCCCTCCCTCTTGCCAGGGGTGGGAGCAAGAAGGAGTTATATGTAGCCCCCTGCCTGCTCCACAGCTGTCGTCAGGCAGCCTCGAGACAGTTGGCACAGTGGTGACCCCAGAAGACACAGCAGTGAGTTAGAGCCCGGCCGAGGCTGGGCAGTGAACCTGAGTGTGGAGGAGGGGAGCCTGAGCACTCCAAGAAGGCAGGTGCGAGGATCCCCAGCCTTgtctttggattaaaaaaaagggggggggggttggggctCCCATGGCCTCCAGCCAAGGGGAAACTGGCATGTGTTGAAAACAGTGTCTAGCAGGCACTTGCTTCTGGCTCTGAGATGGGTTCGGGgttattaaaagcaacaaggaacTGAGCACATAGCTGGATGGTAGCACTGGTTAAGCAAATTCAAGACCCTGGGTACCATCCCCAGTACTGGGGTGGGGGAGTAAAAAGATCTAGTAAAGACCCTCTCCTAAAAATAAATGCCCCTGAACGGCGGGGCAGTGgcagcgcacacctttgatcccagcactcgggagcagaggcaggtgggtctctgttgggttggagaccagcctggtctacagtgcgagttccaggacagccaggactacacagagaaaccttgtctaaggGTGAAAAGATGCCCTTGAGGATTGGGTAGGTGGTGGTGAAGCCCCTCTGGGCACAGGCACTTCAGGTTTGCTCTGtctggctgcagctgggatacagaaggCATGGACTCTGGCTGTCAACGGTAACAGGCAAGAAACTGCAGTTCCAAGCAGCAAGCCTTGAGAGAAGTTCAGGGTAGGTGCCCCCGAGCACCCTTCCCGCCTctgcccctggcagctcagtacACAGGGGGAGGCTGGTAGCCCTCAGTGGTCTCCGCGCTCTGGGTGAAGGGCGGCTGCTGGTAGTTTTCCACGGAGGCACTGGGGTAGGAGGCATAGGCCGTGTTGGGGTCCGGGGTGGGGTCCGCGTAGTTCTGCATGAAGGCGTCCACTCCAGCCTTGTAGCGCTGGTAGGCCAGGGAAGCCAGAACACCCTGTGGGGGAGACCCAAGGTGTGGGCGGGGCAGGGTGGCCTTAGCCTTCACCCAAGCCTCCAGAGCCACCGTGGGCAGCCCACCTACCCAGGAAAAGATGGAGAAGAAGCTGAAGGTGATGGCTGCCCTTGCTGAGTCTGCTCCCACCCGCACATCTTCAAGGCTGGTGGCTGCCCACTGGTTGGTCAGAAAGCAGAAGCCAACAAACCACAGGAAAGTCCAGAGAGCTaaggagacaaggaaggaagaGTTGGCCCTGGGCAGATGGGATTCCAGGGACCAGGAGGGACTCAGAAGGACTCTCCCAAGGCCTTGGGCTGTGCAACCTACAGAAGCAGGGGAAGTGAGGGGTAAGGGGTCAGCTAGGTAGGATGGATGAATCCAGAAACCTGAAGCCATGCCTCACCCTTGAGTTTCTGAAGTCAAATGCCTATGTGCCAACCCAGGGTACAGGGGGACCTAGGGCAAGGCTCAGGTAAGGTTCATGGCCCTGTGCTACCACTGGCAACCCCTCCCAACAGCACCAAGGTCTCCCAGTGTACCGGTGCTACAGGCATACCTGAGAAGAGCAGGTCACCCACGACCAGATACTTGCGGTCAGTGGCATTGCTTATCTGGGAGAAAAAGGCATCCACCACGAGGAAGAAGGCCGAGGCCAGAAAGGCCAGCACCCCGATGGCGCTGCCGTAGCGGCAGGCATCCTCATTCTTGTTGAACACACAGTATAACTgatcagatgtgtgtgtgttgatgtagCCCTCGCCGAAGATGCAGGAGAACACGATCAAGGCCAAGACCTGAGGGGAGAGGAGCCACAGGCAAATGCAGGCGCCTGTGGGCCGGACCCTGTACAAACTCCTCTGAGGGCCCAGAGATGAGAGTCCTAGCAGGGTATCAGGATGCCACTTGTCTGCTGCTGTCTCCTGAGATGCTGTTTCAATCCTTTCTGGACTTCTAGGACTAAGGTGACAGGCAGATGTGCCCAGGGCATTATTAGAGCAGGTCCTCACCACCAGGGGCTGGGGACAGGATGGGCTATTGTGGGAAGGGACTATCCCCAAGTGCCTGACTACAGTGTATTCTCATTCAGGCTGTGACTAAGCACAAATAGCAATCCaccattttgaatgagatttggggtttgtttgtttagagacagggtttctctgtgtagccttggctgtcctgcattcattcactttgtagaccaggctggccttgaattcacagatatccacctgcctctgcctcccagaatgctgggattacaggcatacatcaccatgcccagtgagatttggttttttttaaaagaggggatgcggttgtttgtttatttgtttgttttgggtggaGGGGGTCCCCTTTATcttaggctggacttgaactctgtGTAACACAGGATGATCCtgactcctgcctccacctcccagatgCTAGAATTATAAccatgtgctgccatgcccacACCCTATCCCATCCTCATTCCTGGCTATTTAAACCTAGAGCCTCACATAAGCtacacaaggacaacaacaaccTACCGTTCTCAGCCTtagggtgcgtgtgtgtgtgtgtgtgcgtgcacctgtgtgtgacagagagacagacagacacagagtgttctgtttttgtttttggagggaGGGTCTCACTAGACCAGTGCTGGTTGTCCTGGAGTTCGGTggaccctctgcctctgcctccagaggagGAGGCTGGCGTTGAAGGCCTGTGCCAGCACACCTGCTCCTTCTTGTAGTGTTAAGATGGGGTCTCACACTGGAGAGCCGCTccacggttaagagcactggctgctcttgcagaggacctgagtttggttcccagcacccacatggtagctcagagccacctataactccagtcctgGGGGACAGGACTACcaccttctgacctctgtggatacCAGGCACAGGGTGCACCTTCTCACACACAGGCGAacacacacataagataaaaacgagtaaatacaaataggaaagccAGGATCGCACTTCTGGTTCCAGCTGGcctgaaatcctcctgcctcaacctcctcagTGAtggagattacaggtgtgagctaccacatcCCATTTGAATGACTCTTACACAAAATGAGCCCTAAAACTCAAGAGCGAAAACTCAGGAGCTTCATCCAACCCCGTCCCCAACACTCTGCTCTAAGTCAACTCTACAGCCTCAAACAGCATCTTCTAGGCCTGCAACAGCAGCCCTAGCCCCTCCAAGCCCTAGTGCAGGCCACTCCCCAGCTGGTCAGCCTTCTCTCTACAAGGACTTGCTTCTTGGGCACGCTGGCCCCTCCCCTCCAGGGAGGGGAGGTTCCCCATAGAACAAGGTTCAGAACCGCAGGCCTGTGAGCCAGGGCGGAGGTGGGAAGCTAACCAGCTTGAGGAACTGTCTACGGTTTGGGAAACAGCCCCTTCGGAATCGTGCTCGTCATCTCGGCTCCTCCGCACACCTGAAGGCCACTGCCAGGTTCACATCAACGCGGCAGACGCGGTCTGTGGGCACCCAGCTGCCTCCGGACTCGCCCGGCCAGAGCTATTCGGCCCCAGGACGCTCTCAGCAGGGCTGCGGAACTGGCTGTCGCAAGCCCCGCCCCCACACGGAGATGAAGCCGGAACTCCTGCACCCGGCCAGAGGCTGGGTCAGGACTCCTGGCACTGCCACCCTGACTGACAGGGTACAACCCCAGACGGAGTCTAACCACACTCCACCGCTAGGCTGGGAGGCCCCGGGAAGCCATGGTACCTCCAAGGCTCCAAGCCCAGATACCAGGCGGCAGGAGGCCCACCCTCCATCTGACAGCTAACGTCTCAGCTCCTAGTGTTTTCGTCCCAAGAGACGGACACGCCTGGTACTAGAGGGCTTGCCCCGCTTCTAGGGAGGGAGTACATTCTGGTCGGCGGACCTGCTGCTAGCCTCTGAGGGGGAAGGAAACCCTACTTCAGGGAGCCAGGCCAACCCCCTACCTTGCACCCCACGTGGCTTCAGAAAGTCCCTTCCCGGTGAATTCCCTACGCTGGGAACTCCGGCTTGCAGGCCACCTGCTGTGGCGTCCCCCGGTCCCTCCCACTGCCAGCAGGGCGACAGGCCTGCGTCCCCGGGATACCTCAGGGACATCCCGGACAGAGCGGCCCGGAGGAGTGCGACGGGGCCCGGACCCGAGTGGGGGAGACAAGGTCCGGAGCCGCAGTGGGACAGGCGACAGGACGCacggcctggaggggacagggacgcGGAGGGGCGCGGGACCCCGTGCTCTCCGCCAGGCCCGGGACGCCCGGCCGCCGCCACCTGCCGCGCTCCGAGGCCGGCGGCCCACGCGGCCCGGTGGCTGGGGCTCGCGGCCCCGGGTCCTCCCTGGCCGACTCACCATGCTCACGACGCGCGTCACCACCTGCGGCTGCGACAAGAAGCGCCGCAGGTCGAAGGAGCCGCCCGCGTTGGCCGCACCGTAGGCCCCGCTCTCCATGTTGCCGTCGCCGCCGAGCCGCGGATGGCCGGGAACTAGCCGGatcgccccgccccgccccgcccacgTGGGCGTGGCCAGCCCCTGACAGGGGAGTGGCCAGTCGTTGACAGAGGGCGTGGCCAGCCGCCGGGGAGTTGCTGCCGAGTTCCCCTCTGTACCTGCAATGGTGGCAGGTGGCAGGAACTTGGAGCTGCGCCTGCGGCGCTAGGGTGGGGCAGGGGAAGTCTGTCCTGCTTAACCTCAACCAGGAAGGATcagagtctcagaagagactcctTGGCCGCCCCCCTTAACACTAACACAGTGCCCCGATGAAGATCCTCTCCCGGAAGCTCTCCAGACACCCGCATCCCACCAATCCTCGCCTCATTCTGCTCCAGACCAAAGGACTGGGACATGAGTTCTTGCCTAGGTCCCGGACGCCAGCCTCTGGACTATAGTAGTAAATAAGTACAGCCCCACCATACTCCTCTCTCTGAAGCACAGCCTAGGAAGGGGTAAAGGACCAAGCCCTTTACCCGCTATTTCTGGACCTGAGGGGCAGAGTCCAGGACTTCTCGAGATAGCAAGATAATGCACCACAAAGCACCTGGTGGTTATCTCAGGAGCAGAAGGAGGGcaggaggagttcaaggccagcctgagctatctgagatcctgcctcaaaacagacacacaccacacagagaagtgtaattttaaaaatgaaaaccagatCATTAGTTCATAGACCccagcaccccaccccaccccatcccccacccaaAAGTAATATCTAGAAAGGGAATCAGCAATCAGCGTGAAGGGAATGACTCTGAAGGGGTTGTGTGTCAACCCAGGGGCCACACACTGACTGTCAAGAGGCCTCTGGACACCCTGGCATGGACAATACCCATGTGTTTCAGAGGCAGACATGGCTGTTGGGTGGAGGGGCCTGAGAAGTGACTGAGCAAGACACAACATGGAGTCAGGACAAGGCAGCATTACGGTGTAGTCACCTCAGTGGGCAGGGAGTAATGAGGACAGAGTCACCTCAGTAATGGGGGCCGGGGGTGGACAGTAAGGCAGTTGAGGCAGAAACTTTGCCCGGGAGAGAGACAGAGTAGGCCAAGAGGGTCTGGGCCTTTTAACTGCCTATCTGCACACTTACCCAGATGGTGACAAGCTGTTGCTGGGTGGGCGCAGGGCTGCTCTTCCTTTCTACCTTCTAAAACCTGCACACGCAACGCAGTGAGTGTTTGATGAGGGAGTCGAGACTGGCAGGGCTCTCCcacacctcctcccctcctttctctttcatctgttttttctacacagaaaccctgtctcgaaaaacaaacaacccccatgTGTTTCTATTTAATTGTTCTGTTCCTGGGGTGGCTGAAGGAGGCACAGGGCACGGCACACGTGATGAAGAGGACACCCTGTAAGAGAGGTGGCCTCCCTTCACAATGggggtccctgggatggaactctaagacttggcagcaaacaccttaACTCATCTTACAGACCCctttttgaggttttttgttttattttattttgagacagggtctcactatgtagcctagctgtcctggaactcactgtatagaccaggctggcctcgaactcacagaggtcctcctgcttctgtctcccaagtgctggaatcaaaggtgtgtgccatcacatctAGCTAGATGGCTcaaagattaagagcactggctgttcttccccagggctgggtttgattcccagcacccacacggcagctcacaactgtgtgtaattccagttccagggaatctgacacacagacatacatgcaggcagaacaccagtgtacataaaataaaaataaataacttattttttttttcaggacagggtttctctttgtagccgtggctgtcctagactcactttgtagaacaggctggcctggaactcacagagatccgcctgcctttgcctcccgagtgctgggattacaggcgagtgCCATAGTACCTGGCTTAGCagctcaatttttatttttatgtatgtatttgtttaaCTCTTTGAGACCAGACTCATGTACCAAgactgacctagaactcctgctgaCCCTCCTGCTGCACCTCCTTGggtctgggattataggtatgagccaCCCCACACAGAAACCTGTTACTGTTGCCAGATTGTTGATGACCCCACTTCTTCAGTTATGCAACCCCATATGGGGTCGTGACCAGAAGTTTAAGAAGCTGGGCCCAGggcatcaaagagcaggcacacCCACTCAGTTACTcgtatttttttcttgttgcaaGAGCCTCTCACGAACAGCCACTCATCCATCAGGAATCCCCCACACAATACAATTTTACTCCCTTGGGCCCCATTCACACTAATGCTCCAGACTTCTGGACCCCTTTTGGGGTATACTACTTTTGGTACCCCGATCTGCTCCCCCTTTTCCTGCCCCCATCCCCCAGGTTCCCTTTTGCTCCATTGGCGGGTTCTTGAATAGGGCAGGAAGGCAACCCCATGGTTCTGTCTTCCGGTCACAACCTGAGGAGAAGGGAGTTAACAGTGCAGGTCAGGCAGACTCAGCCAAGCGCATCAGTAAGCTCACTCACCCGGCTAAGTGCACTGACTCACGTAGAGGCCACTCGCTGCTCCCTGGCCACATGGTCAGCAGAGCTAGGCCGCTGGGCCCATTttatagaggaaaacaatgaGTCTCAGAGAGGTCGGGTGCTCTCCCATGAGTCTGGAGAATGAACCATAAGGTCCAGCAGGCGCCAAGCTGAGATGGTCAAGGAGACAGAAGCAGCCACCACCCACAGGCCACAAGTGTGTGCATAGGCATCTACGGTGCCTGGAGCCTGACCACATGAAGGCCCTGGCTACTGTGCAGCTCAGAGGCTTGGGAGAGGGACCTGGGAGGCCTCAGCTCTGCAGAAAGACTCCCAGTGGGACTGCCGTGGAGGGCAGACCTCCTGGCCCATCCTGGAGGCCCCATGAGACCCATAGGGAAATCCCCCACCAGGTGTCACCTGGGAGGCatggttggggtgggggtggggtaacGAACTTGCTAGAGCCTGCAGGCCTTTGGCTTTAATAAGCAGCTTCAAGTTGGGCCCTTGTCGTACCCTGATGGCAACCCAGTCTCACAAGACTAACCTGCTGTTCCCACCCAGGGCACTGGCTGCTTACAGAGGTGGTCAGCCACCCGCCACAGCAAACTCCCATGGCTTACCTGGCCGAGCTCAGCATCCCAGAGCTAATGACTGCAATGGAGACAAGGCTACCAGCCAGGATGCAGGTGGCTGCCAGGGgcagcttctctgtgtgtgtgttaaggagGCTGGGTCAGGCTTCTGCTGGGCAAGGGGCAAGAAAGGCCTGCGGCAGCCCTTGGGCCTGTTCTGCACTGGGCAGTGGCCTGGTTCTGCTGTTCCCCGCCCTTACCGCCTCCCTAGACAAGGCTGTAGACCCCACTCCAAGCTCACCTGGGAGCAGCAGGACGCGGGTGCTGCTATCGACACTGATGCTGTTGGCAGCCTCGCAGTGGAACCAGCCCGAGGTCTGGGACAGCAGGACGGAGAAGTTGGCAGGTTTCCCATGGACTGGCCTTTGCTGGGAGTGGACATGCCCGTCATCCCCCACCAAGCGGTAGGTGATGGGTGGACTGCCTGAGGATGCCACGCAGGAGAACGCCACAGTGGGGCCTGAGTCACCATGGTACAGGGTGTAGCCAGTCTGCAGCTGAGACACAGGCTCTGACGGGTGCAAAAGGGTAGCATAGGTGTGATGGGAAAACTTTTCACAGTCATGATAAGTTCTCCCCCTTAGCTTGGGAGGTGGGGTtggcgcacacctttaagcccagcacacggaaggcagagacaggcatatcactgagttccaggacaggtaggatacacagagaaaccctatcttcaaaaacaaaaacaaaaattctcctACTTATATGTCAAAGGAACCCGAAGACTTAGCTGtgactgcctcttcctcccccagGCAGCCTGCCGGAGTGCCTTCCGCACATGCCTAGGCTTCCAGACTGCTTGTAGTATACACTATACAATTTCATCTttatgatgcatttaaagaaattcttttgttgttgctgctgcttttgaaacagggtctctctacatggctctggctgtccttgaactcactatgtagaccaggctggccttgatcacagagatccgcctgcctctgcctcctgagggctgggattgaaggcatgcacctgGCACTGTTGAGtaatttttaaagttgttttggACTAACCTCTTGTGGGGACCAGTTCTAAAAATAAAGATGGAGTCACAAGAGCTAAGTCCCACATCACCAAGCAACACTGAGCAGTTTAtctgagaagacagagagagcggTCAGCTTTCCCAGGCAGCTTGCTTTCCGTTTAAGTTCATAAATAGTGAGCTGATGGGACATGGCAAAAAGTGCCTGAAATCCTAGCTCTCAAGGCTCTGGGGCAGAAaataacaaatgaatgaatgaatatataaatccaggagctggagagatgacttagccgttaagagtgcttactgcagccaggcagtggtggtgcacccctttaatcccagcgctcaggaggcagaggcaggcaggtctctgagttcgaggccagcctggtctacagagtgaattccaggacaggctagtctacacagagaaaccctgtctcaaagaaacaaagcagaacaaaacaataaaatacttgctGTCTCGAGGAGCCCCGGTTTGGTTCTCAGAACCCACTTGGTGGCTGAGAGTGgtttataactccagtcccatggGCTCTGATGTTGACATCCGGCCTCCACATCACTGCACATATGTGCTGCACAGacaaacaggcaaaacactcatacatataaagtaaaaatcaATCTTTAAGCTAGGCTAGCTGTGCAGCCCAGTGATTAGGTGCTCGTCTGGCCCGACACACCTCCAGCTCAGGGATTAAGGGTGAGAGCTCTGAAGCAGGATGGCAGTGTTAGCTCTTGGTGTAAGGAAACTCCTTCAGGACAAGAGCTGACTCTTAGAAGAATCAGGGTGCTGGAGTTTCAGCCAGACGATCTGAGCCCCGCTCCTGACTGGCAGCTAGCTGTCCTCTGCCTGGTCTCCGCCTCACTGGTGCAGACCACAACCTCCCACAAGCCTTGCAAAGTGCCCGGGGTGGCCCTGTTATCACCTTGTTTCACACGCAAAGCAACGGAGGCCCAGATGTTGAGAGACCTGTCCACAGCCCCACAGCCAGCTCGTGCGGCGACCCCAGCCTTCCAGCTGCTGGGCCTCAGACCCTGTgcgggtttttgtttgtttttgtttttctgagacagggtttctctgtgtaggcctggctgtcctggaactcacttttgtagaccaggctgccctcgaactcagagatctacctcctccactccccaagtgctgaaattaaaggtgtgcaccacaaccgCCAGGCCCTGCGTGCCCTCTTTTAGGCTCTCTAAAAAACCCCTTGGTGTTTTTAAGGGGTAGGCATGCTGGACCCACAGAGGCTAGCAACACTTTCTTGTTCCTAGTAACAAGGGAGTGGCAGCTGGggcagaaagggaagaaagaaaggcctGGAGTGGGTAGTGTGAGGGTGGAACCAGATGTGGCCACTTGCAGGTTGTCAAGCAAGGCCCTCAACCTCAAGAGAACTTCAGTTTCCACGGTGACAGTGGAGGACCTGATGGAGGGCCTCCCTGGGGTTGTGGACGAGATAGACAACAGCAGGGCCTTGATTACCAGCCCCACCTCAGGCCGCACTGTGCCTTCTGGCTCTTGCCTGGAGACTGTCCTCGGTCACCATAGCACAGCCACCTACCTTCTGTCACCACTTTGctgccttcttcttctctctcctctagtgtccccatctccaagtccaccatTCCTCCCCCAGAACCTCCATTGACCTACATTCCACCCACCTCACCAGCtggcaccccacccccacccccaacccataCTCACTGGCCCACAGCTCCCAGTACATCTGTAGCCTGGTGCTGGGCCCGTAGGTGCCCAAGGTCGAGGCTGCCTGGCAGGAGTAGGTGAGCAGGTCTGGGTTGGGCTTGAGTGTGATGTTGATGTTGAAGGAGGCTGGCTTGTGG
Proteins encoded in this region:
- the Syngr2 gene encoding synaptogyrin-2, yielding MESGAYGAANAGGSFDLRRFLSQPQVVTRVVSMVLALIVFSCIFGEGYINTHTSDQLYCVFNKNEDACRYGSAIGVLAFLASAFFLVVDAFFSQISNATDRKYLVVGDLLFSALWTFLWFVGFCFLTNQWAATSLEDVRVGADSARAAITFSFFSIFSWGVLASLAYQRYKAGVDAFMQNYADPTPDPNTAYASYPSASVENYQQPPFTQSAETTEGYQPPPVY
- the C7H17orf99 gene encoding protein IL-40 — its product is MGLLQLLFLTVLAACGFSEEQTEDITIAYKVLDVYPQSRHVLITCDIPEAPRPVTYSLMASQGVLVRRRVVSDHKPASFNINITLKPNPDLLTYSCQAASTLGTYGPSTRLQMYWELWAKPVSQLQTGYTLYHGDSGPTVAFSCVASSGSPPITYRLVGDDGHVHSQQRPVHGKPANFSVLLSQTSGWFHCEAANSISVDSSTRVLLLPEKLPLAATCILAGSLVSIAVISSGMLSSARL
- the Tk1 gene encoding thymidine kinase, cytosolic, with amino-acid sequence MNYINLPTVLPSSPSKTRGQIQVILGPMFSGKSTELMRRVRRFQIAQNKCLVIKYAKDTRYSSSFSTHDRNTMDALPACLLRDVTQEALSVAVIGIDEGQFFPDIVEFCELMANSGKTVIVAALDGTFQRKAFGSILNLVPLAESVVKLTAVCMECFREAAYTKRLGLEKEVEVIGGADKYHSVCRLCYFKKSPQRAGPNKENCPVLGQPGEASAVRKLFAPQQVLQHNSVN